Proteins encoded together in one Apis cerana isolate GH-2021 linkage group LG4, AcerK_1.0, whole genome shotgun sequence window:
- the LOC107999056 gene encoding probable serine/threonine-protein kinase samkC isoform X2 yields MRIISLVIPLCLLLITEAKRADLRPRIAEPQVYYEEDDSQAAEDDYSPAVYQPRTRALPSPRSKDALHSSKPPPVQTIRNYNKVNDDGSFTFGYEAADGSFKEETRGTDCVVRGKYGYIDPDGNKREFTYVSGNPCDPNAPKEDEDDLADKQEEDDISGPANYPSVRPIPVRPAARPAYQQPTTPRPPTTIFQTQYQLDDDASQELGDEDFVKPSQLRGSGYRTAQQPAYVPVTPSTALYEPSPTANPALYRLASSTTQYQSTASPVLRGQPSISSTAYQTLETTTRRPATRHPKPQSVAITPRPHVAQVAAQYVSPSSTERPALSYTRPSSPVTVTPNLRTTTASTTSHLDFAAELERYVNTVGVSSPKPVQPSKVKLAGQPAIAASIPAADPIYQSELVYDPATAQPQSYLGLQQLQQIQPQQPQRQSPLYKQPAAPQPSATVNQPQEVLYRKQQAQLLQQSQQLYAQQQRRQQQQQQQSTPSHRLQLLESQTQPQSFYYVAPARSSNSASAPLSVGQIDHYLRATAGRY; encoded by the exons GTAATCCCATTATGCCTGTTACTGATAACAGAAGCGAAACGAGCGGATCTCCGGCCTCGTATCGCGGAACCGCAAGTTTATTACGAAGAGGACGACAGCCAGGCAGCCGAGGACGATTACAGCCCAGCGGTCTATCAACCGCGTACACGTGCCCTTCCTTCGCCACGTTCGAAGGACGCTCTGCACTCATCGAAGCCGCCGCCAGTCCAGACTATTCGCAATTACAACAAGGTGAACGACGACGGATCTTTCACTTTCGGCTACGAGGCGGCGGACGGCTCGTTCAAGGAGGAAACTCGTGGAACCGATTGCGTGGTGCGCGGTAAATACGGCTACATCGATCCCGACGGCAATAAAAGGGAGTTCACGTACGTGTCCGGTAATCCGTGCGACCCGAATGCGCCCAAGGAAGACGAGGACGACCTGGCCGACAAGCAGGAGGAGGACGACATCTCCGGCCCGGCCAATTATCCTTCCGTGAGGCCGATACCGGTGAGACCGGCGGCCAGACCGGCTTATCAACAACCCACCACGCCCAGGCCACCCACCACCATATTCCAAACGCAATACCAGTTGGACGACGACGCCAGTCAAGAGTTGGGCGACGAGGACTTCGTGAAACCGTCCCAATTGAGAGGGAGCGGTTACAGAACGGCCCAACAACCAGCCTACGTCCCGGTCACGCCGTCCACGGCTCTCTACGAGCCATCGCCCACCGCCAACCCTGCCCTCTACAGACTAGCCTCCTCCACCACGCAATACCAGAGCACAGCCTCGCCCGTTCTTCGTGGCCAACCCAGCATCTCCTCCACCGCCTATCAAACCCTCGAGACGACGACCCGCCGCCCTGCGACCCGCCACCCGAAGCCGCAATCGGTCGCAATCACCCCTCGACCCCACGTTGCACAAGTCGCCGCCCAGTACGTGTCCCCGAGTAGCACCGAGCGTCCAGCGTTATCGTACACCCGACCCTCGTCGCCGGTCACCGTTACGCCCAATCTACGCACCACCACCGCATCCACCACGTCTCACCTCGACTTTGCCGCCGAGCTCGAGCGTTACGTGAACACAGTCGGCGTATCGAGCCCCAAGCCCGTGCAACCGTCCAAAGTAAAATTAGCCGGGCAACCGGCGATCGCAGCGTCCATCCCGGCCGCAGACCCCATCTACCAGTCGGAGCTCGTGTACGATCCCGCTACCG CCCAGCCCCAGTCCTATCTCGGCCTCCAGCAGTTGCAGCAGATCCAGCCCCAACAGCCCCAACGTCAGTCCCCGCTTTATAAGCAACCGGCCGCGCCCCAGCCATCAGCCACCGTCAACCAACCCCAGGAAGTGCTGTACAGGAAGCAACAGGCCCAACTGTTGCAACAGTCGCAACAGCTCTACGCCCAACAGCAGAGACGgcagcaacaacagcaacaacaatcGACACCGTCGCACAGGCTTCAACTGCTCGAGTCCCAGACGCAACCGCAGTCCTTTTACTACGTAGCGCCTGCGAGGTCCTCCAACTCGGCCAGCGCGCCACTTTCCGTAGGTCAGATAGATCACTATCTTCGAGCCACAGCCGGTcgttattga
- the LOC107999056 gene encoding probable serine/threonine-protein kinase samkC isoform X1, producing MRIISLVIPLCLLLITEAKRADLRPRIAEPQVYYEEDDSQAAEDDYSPAVYQPRTRALPSPRSKDALHSSKPPPVQTIRNYNKVNDDGSFTFGYEAADGSFKEETRGTDCVVRGKYGYIDPDGNKREFTYVSGNPCDPNAPKEDEDDLADKQEEDDISGPANYPSVRPIPVRPAARPAYQQPTTPRPPTTIFQTQYQLDDDASQELGDEDFVKPSQLRGSGYRTAQQPAYVPVTPSTALYEPSPTANPALYRLASSTTQYQSTASPVLRGQPSISSTAYQTLETTTRRPATRHPKPQSVAITPRPHVAQVAAQYVSPSSTERPALSYTRPSSPVTVTPNLRTTTASTTSHLDFAAELERYVNTVGVSSPKPVQPSKVKLAGQPAIAASIPAADPIYQSELVYDPATGQYNTQLYQSLPQTVGDFTLSHKLQPFVAQPQSYLGLQQLQQIQPQQPQRQSPLYKQPAAPQPSATVNQPQEVLYRKQQAQLLQQSQQLYAQQQRRQQQQQQQSTPSHRLQLLESQTQPQSFYYVAPARSSNSASAPLSVGQIDHYLRATAGRY from the coding sequence GTAATCCCATTATGCCTGTTACTGATAACAGAAGCGAAACGAGCGGATCTCCGGCCTCGTATCGCGGAACCGCAAGTTTATTACGAAGAGGACGACAGCCAGGCAGCCGAGGACGATTACAGCCCAGCGGTCTATCAACCGCGTACACGTGCCCTTCCTTCGCCACGTTCGAAGGACGCTCTGCACTCATCGAAGCCGCCGCCAGTCCAGACTATTCGCAATTACAACAAGGTGAACGACGACGGATCTTTCACTTTCGGCTACGAGGCGGCGGACGGCTCGTTCAAGGAGGAAACTCGTGGAACCGATTGCGTGGTGCGCGGTAAATACGGCTACATCGATCCCGACGGCAATAAAAGGGAGTTCACGTACGTGTCCGGTAATCCGTGCGACCCGAATGCGCCCAAGGAAGACGAGGACGACCTGGCCGACAAGCAGGAGGAGGACGACATCTCCGGCCCGGCCAATTATCCTTCCGTGAGGCCGATACCGGTGAGACCGGCGGCCAGACCGGCTTATCAACAACCCACCACGCCCAGGCCACCCACCACCATATTCCAAACGCAATACCAGTTGGACGACGACGCCAGTCAAGAGTTGGGCGACGAGGACTTCGTGAAACCGTCCCAATTGAGAGGGAGCGGTTACAGAACGGCCCAACAACCAGCCTACGTCCCGGTCACGCCGTCCACGGCTCTCTACGAGCCATCGCCCACCGCCAACCCTGCCCTCTACAGACTAGCCTCCTCCACCACGCAATACCAGAGCACAGCCTCGCCCGTTCTTCGTGGCCAACCCAGCATCTCCTCCACCGCCTATCAAACCCTCGAGACGACGACCCGCCGCCCTGCGACCCGCCACCCGAAGCCGCAATCGGTCGCAATCACCCCTCGACCCCACGTTGCACAAGTCGCCGCCCAGTACGTGTCCCCGAGTAGCACCGAGCGTCCAGCGTTATCGTACACCCGACCCTCGTCGCCGGTCACCGTTACGCCCAATCTACGCACCACCACCGCATCCACCACGTCTCACCTCGACTTTGCCGCCGAGCTCGAGCGTTACGTGAACACAGTCGGCGTATCGAGCCCCAAGCCCGTGCAACCGTCCAAAGTAAAATTAGCCGGGCAACCGGCGATCGCAGCGTCCATCCCGGCCGCAGACCCCATCTACCAGTCGGAGCTCGTGTACGATCCCGCTACCGGTCAGTACAATACCCAACTATATCAATCGCTACCCCAAACCGTGGGCGACTTCACCCTAAGTCACAAACTCCAACCGTTCGTAGCCCAGCCCCAGTCCTATCTCGGCCTCCAGCAGTTGCAGCAGATCCAGCCCCAACAGCCCCAACGTCAGTCCCCGCTTTATAAGCAACCGGCCGCGCCCCAGCCATCAGCCACCGTCAACCAACCCCAGGAAGTGCTGTACAGGAAGCAACAGGCCCAACTGTTGCAACAGTCGCAACAGCTCTACGCCCAACAGCAGAGACGgcagcaacaacagcaacaacaatcGACACCGTCGCACAGGCTTCAACTGCTCGAGTCCCAGACGCAACCGCAGTCCTTTTACTACGTAGCGCCTGCGAGGTCCTCCAACTCGGCCAGCGCGCCACTTTCCGTAGGTCAGATAGATCACTATCTTCGAGCCACAGCCGGTcgttattga